In one window of Vibrio sp. DW001 DNA:
- a CDS encoding dienelactone hydrolase family protein: protein MDTSSQLKNDTQALRPIPQEAFDWYDEYAHGLIDRREFMARLGGLVALGFTMTVLSSALIPNYANAEQISFNDPLIKASYVKYDSPKGHGECQGYLVMPAKLEGKAPVVLVIHENRGLNPYIKDVARRLAAQGFIAFAPDGLYPLGGYPGNDDEGRTMQKGMDKVKLEEDFIAAAQFLKSHEMSTGKLGAVGFCYGGYIVNMLAASIPEQLDAGVPFYGTPAAEAIRDNVKGPLLLQFGELDKRVNGTWPDYEKSLMANKVDYTAHIYKGVNHGFHNDSTGRYAPEEAELSWARTVEFFNQHLV, encoded by the coding sequence ATGGATACATCAAGTCAGTTAAAAAATGATACACAAGCTTTAAGGCCAATCCCACAGGAAGCTTTTGATTGGTATGATGAATACGCGCACGGCCTCATTGACCGCCGTGAATTTATGGCACGATTAGGTGGGCTTGTTGCTTTAGGTTTTACCATGACGGTATTGTCTAGTGCGTTGATACCCAATTACGCCAATGCTGAGCAAATTTCATTCAATGATCCTTTAATTAAAGCCTCTTATGTCAAATATGATTCTCCTAAAGGGCATGGAGAGTGTCAGGGATATTTGGTTATGCCTGCAAAATTAGAGGGTAAGGCGCCTGTCGTATTGGTTATTCATGAAAATAGAGGCCTTAACCCCTATATAAAAGATGTTGCTCGACGCCTTGCGGCGCAAGGTTTTATCGCTTTTGCACCTGACGGGTTGTATCCGTTAGGTGGTTATCCGGGTAATGATGATGAAGGACGTACCATGCAAAAAGGCATGGATAAAGTAAAATTAGAAGAAGACTTTATCGCCGCCGCTCAGTTTCTGAAGTCTCATGAAATGAGCACCGGAAAGTTAGGTGCGGTTGGTTTTTGTTATGGAGGTTACATTGTCAATATGCTTGCTGCGAGCATCCCTGAGCAACTTGATGCTGGCGTTCCGTTCTATGGCACTCCTGCTGCAGAAGCAATTCGAGATAACGTTAAAGGGCCGCTTTTACTGCAATTTGGTGAGTTAGATAAACGAGTAAATGGCACATGGCCAGATTATGAGAAATCATTGATGGCGAATAAAGTGGATTACACTGCCCATATTTATAAAGGTGTTAATCACGGGTTCCACAACGATTCTACGGGTAGATATGCGCCGGAAGAAGCGGAGCTTTCTTGGGCAAGGACGGTTGAATTTTTTAATCAACATTTAGTGTAA
- a CDS encoding DUF134 domain-containing protein: MARPKKCRRICGRPAHSCFKPNGIPLGKLKKVEILAEEFEAIRLADFEKLSQQEAADQMGVSRQTFGNIVNRARFKVASCLVEGNALVLENKESEQ, translated from the coding sequence ATGGCCAGACCCAAAAAATGCCGTCGCATTTGTGGGCGACCTGCACACAGCTGCTTTAAACCCAATGGGATACCGCTCGGAAAACTAAAGAAGGTAGAGATACTAGCTGAAGAATTCGAAGCGATAAGACTCGCTGACTTTGAAAAATTGAGTCAACAGGAAGCAGCAGATCAAATGGGAGTTTCAAGGCAGACTTTTGGCAATATTGTAAATCGTGCTCGATTTAAGGTTGCTTCTTGTCTAGTAGAAGGTAATGCACTTGTTCTAGAAAATAAGGAGTCAGAACAATGA
- a CDS encoding PaaI family thioesterase, with amino-acid sequence MKNVKPNSHNNCIACGESNFNSNSLQLQFSSDSENSVMTKIKLDESYQGYPNVLHGGVISTLLDAAMTHCLFARHLEAMTAELTVRFIKPVPINQELVVVGTCVAEQRGMYKLTSFISLNDNILARAKAKFLLIKA; translated from the coding sequence ATGAAAAATGTTAAGCCAAATAGCCACAACAACTGTATTGCATGTGGTGAGTCGAACTTCAACTCCAACTCACTTCAATTGCAGTTTTCATCTGACTCCGAAAATAGCGTTATGACAAAGATAAAACTAGATGAATCTTACCAAGGGTATCCGAACGTGTTACATGGTGGAGTGATCAGCACCTTATTGGACGCGGCGATGACACATTGCCTGTTTGCTCGACATTTAGAAGCCATGACAGCCGAGTTGACCGTTAGGTTCATTAAACCGGTACCGATTAATCAAGAGCTAGTTGTTGTTGGAACTTGTGTTGCGGAACAAAGAGGAATGTATAAATTGACCAGTTTTATTTCACTAAATGACAATATATTGGCTCGCGCCAAGGCCAAATTTCTTCTTATAAAAGCGTAA